From Selenomonas ruminantium AC2024, a single genomic window includes:
- a CDS encoding DNA polymerase III subunit alpha, giving the protein MEAVNNIDFAHLHVHTEFSLLDGAARIKDLVARAKELGMKHLAITDHGVMYGTIDFYKECKKQGIKPIIGCEVYLAPGPRQERQDVNGVRYYHLILLAENQTGYKNLVKLVSLANIEGMYYKPRVDMELLRQYHEGIICLSACIAGNVPQALIQNNKDKAERLIQEYIDIFGKDNYFLEIQNHGLPEERTANAGLIELAEKYGLGLVATNDSHYVRREDSEFHDILLCIQMSKTVDDPDRMRFNSDDYYLKSSEEMAALFPDHPEALSNTVKIAERCQVDFEFGHIQLPYYPIPEAYKDDEAYLRALCEKALPSRYPEVTKEVQERLDYELSIIHRMGYDSYFLIVWDFINHSREQGISVGPGRGSAAGSIVAYLLGITNLDPLKYDLLFERFLNPERVTMPDIDIDFCYIRREEVIDYVKERYGYDHVAQIVTFGTMAAKGAVRDVGRALGMSYAQVDTIAKLIPNELKMTLDKALKASTEFRNLYESSEDAHRLIDFARKVEGLPRHSSTHAAGVVIAKHPLTDYLPVSVSEGTLVTEFDKDHVEELGLLKMDFLGLRTLTVISDTLNNIQATRGETVDINAIPLEDELTSKMLCEGRTGAVFQMESSGMTNLVKDLAPKNFADLIPTVALYRPGPLGSGMVDDFIGGRHGRKEVTYMHPLLEPILKETFGVVLYQEQVMQIVQVLAGFSLGQADLLRRAMGKKKHEILMAQKENFLKGCASNNIDAELANTIFDLLTHFADYGFNKSHSAAYALVAWQTAYLKAHYPAEFMAAMLTSVMDNAAKVPVYIEQAHRMGIKILPPDINASNIMFSVDKGDIRFGLAAVRNVGDAAIKAIMSARQKDGDFKSLLDFCTRLDMGTVNKRVIESLIKCGAFDSLGNKRSQLLSVLDKVTGEAQRRQKDFAHGQLGLFGDFMQDDAADMQLPDVEEVPKLTMLGWEKENTGFYITGHPLDEYKDRIGHLPGIETLQGSVKDKQVVRIAGLITESKRITTKKGDTMCFTTVEDYTEQLEVTIFPRTFLQYMNLLIPDTPVVMQGKVDLRDDEVKLLADKIWPAKEYQPEYYLMPAAGGGEQLLNDLKELMAKHHGDHVVYLYRGSWQKLGEGYWLDNAPETLTELEALLGPKGVKKR; this is encoded by the coding sequence ATGGAAGCAGTTAACAATATAGACTTTGCCCATTTGCACGTCCATACGGAATTCAGTCTGCTGGACGGTGCCGCCCGCATCAAGGATTTGGTAGCGAGGGCCAAAGAGCTGGGCATGAAACATCTGGCCATCACCGACCATGGCGTAATGTATGGCACCATTGACTTTTACAAGGAATGCAAGAAGCAGGGCATCAAGCCCATTATCGGCTGTGAGGTCTACTTAGCGCCCGGCCCACGTCAAGAACGGCAGGATGTCAACGGTGTCCGCTACTACCATTTGATTTTGCTGGCGGAAAATCAAACGGGCTATAAGAACCTCGTCAAGCTCGTGTCGCTGGCCAATATCGAGGGCATGTATTACAAGCCCCGGGTGGATATGGAGCTGCTGCGCCAGTATCACGAGGGCATTATCTGCCTGTCCGCCTGTATCGCAGGCAATGTGCCTCAGGCCCTTATCCAGAACAACAAGGATAAAGCCGAACGGCTGATACAGGAATACATTGACATCTTCGGCAAGGACAATTACTTTCTGGAAATCCAAAATCACGGTCTGCCAGAGGAACGCACAGCTAATGCAGGCCTTATCGAACTGGCGGAAAAGTACGGCCTGGGCCTTGTGGCCACCAACGACAGCCATTATGTACGCCGCGAGGACAGTGAATTCCACGATATTCTGCTCTGCATTCAGATGAGCAAGACGGTGGATGACCCGGACCGCATGCGCTTCAACAGCGATGATTATTACTTGAAATCCTCCGAAGAAATGGCCGCCCTGTTCCCGGACCATCCCGAAGCCCTAAGCAATACCGTAAAGATTGCCGAGCGCTGTCAGGTGGATTTTGAATTTGGTCATATCCAGCTGCCGTATTATCCCATCCCCGAAGCCTATAAGGATGACGAAGCCTACTTGCGGGCCCTCTGCGAAAAGGCGCTGCCGTCCCGCTATCCAGAAGTCACCAAGGAAGTACAGGAGCGTTTGGATTACGAGCTTTCCATCATCCACCGCATGGGTTATGACAGTTACTTCCTCATTGTCTGGGATTTCATCAATCACTCCCGTGAGCAGGGGATTTCCGTCGGCCCGGGCCGTGGCTCGGCGGCAGGCAGTATTGTAGCTTATCTGTTGGGTATCACGAACCTTGACCCGCTCAAATACGATTTGCTCTTTGAGCGCTTCCTGAATCCAGAACGCGTGACCATGCCGGATATTGATATCGACTTCTGCTATATCCGCCGCGAAGAGGTTATCGACTACGTAAAGGAACGCTATGGTTACGACCATGTGGCCCAGATTGTCACCTTCGGTACCATGGCGGCCAAAGGAGCTGTCCGCGATGTAGGCCGTGCTTTGGGCATGAGCTATGCGCAGGTGGATACCATTGCCAAGCTGATTCCGAACGAACTCAAAATGACCTTGGACAAAGCCCTGAAGGCCTCCACGGAGTTCCGCAATCTCTACGAATCCTCGGAGGATGCGCATCGGCTTATTGACTTTGCCCGGAAGGTGGAGGGGCTGCCCCGTCATTCTTCCACCCATGCAGCCGGCGTGGTTATTGCCAAACACCCGCTGACGGATTACCTGCCGGTTTCCGTATCCGAAGGCACTTTGGTAACGGAATTTGACAAGGACCACGTGGAGGAGCTGGGCCTCCTCAAAATGGACTTCTTGGGGCTGCGCACGCTGACGGTTATCAGCGACACCTTAAACAACATCCAAGCCACCCGTGGGGAAACTGTGGACATCAACGCCATCCCTTTAGAAGATGAGCTGACCTCCAAGATGCTCTGCGAAGGGCGCACGGGGGCAGTGTTCCAGATGGAATCCTCGGGCATGACCAATCTCGTAAAGGATTTGGCACCGAAGAACTTTGCCGATTTAATTCCTACCGTAGCCCTGTACCGTCCGGGTCCTTTGGGCAGCGGCATGGTGGATGACTTTATCGGCGGCCGCCATGGGCGCAAGGAAGTCACCTATATGCATCCACTCTTGGAGCCCATCCTCAAGGAAACCTTCGGCGTGGTACTCTATCAGGAGCAGGTTATGCAGATTGTGCAGGTATTAGCGGGCTTCTCGTTGGGCCAGGCCGACCTGCTGCGCCGCGCCATGGGTAAGAAGAAGCATGAAATCCTGATGGCCCAGAAGGAGAATTTCCTCAAGGGCTGCGCGTCCAACAATATCGACGCTGAGCTTGCCAACACCATCTTCGACCTTCTGACGCACTTTGCCGATTACGGCTTCAATAAGTCCCATAGTGCCGCCTATGCACTCGTAGCCTGGCAGACGGCTTATCTCAAAGCCCATTATCCCGCTGAGTTCATGGCGGCCATGCTTACCAGCGTCATGGACAATGCAGCCAAGGTGCCGGTCTATATCGAGCAGGCACATCGCATGGGCATCAAGATATTGCCGCCGGACATCAACGCCAGCAATATCATGTTCAGCGTAGACAAGGGCGATATCCGCTTTGGCTTGGCGGCGGTGCGCAACGTAGGTGACGCCGCCATTAAGGCCATCATGTCCGCGCGGCAAAAAGATGGCGACTTTAAGTCCCTGCTGGATTTCTGTACCCGCCTCGATATGGGCACAGTCAACAAACGGGTCATTGAAAGCCTGATTAAATGCGGAGCCTTTGACTCGCTGGGCAATAAGCGCAGTCAGCTCCTCTCCGTGCTCGACAAGGTAACAGGGGAGGCCCAGAGGCGGCAGAAGGACTTTGCCCATGGCCAGCTCGGACTCTTCGGCGACTTTATGCAGGATGATGCAGCGGATATGCAGCTGCCGGACGTTGAGGAAGTTCCCAAACTCACCATGCTGGGCTGGGAAAAGGAAAACACCGGTTTTTACATCACAGGCCATCCCTTGGACGAATACAAGGACCGAATCGGTCATCTACCGGGCATTGAAACCCTGCAAGGGAGCGTCAAGGACAAACAGGTGGTTCGCATTGCCGGGCTGATTACGGAAAGCAAGCGCATCACCACGAAGAAGGGCGATACCATGTGCTTTACCACCGTGGAAGATTACACGGAACAGCTCGAAGTCACCATCTTCCCCCGCACTTTTTTGCAGTATATGAATCTGCTGATACCGGACACCCCGGTTGTCATGCAGGGCAAGGTTGACCTGCGGGATGATGAAGTCAAGCTGCTGGCCGACAAAATCTGGCCTGCCAAAGAATACCAGCCAGAGTATTATCTGATGCCCGCGGCGGGAGGCGGTGAGCAGCTCCTCAATGACTTGAAGGAACTCATGGCCAAACACCACGGCGACCATGTTGTCTATCTTTATCGCGGCAGCTGGCAAAAACTCGGCGAAGGCTATTGGCTGGACAATGCACCGGAAACCCTGACCGAGCTGGAAGCTCTTTTAGGGCCCAAAGGCGTAAAAAAACGCTGA